The following coding sequences lie in one Arachis ipaensis cultivar K30076 chromosome B03, Araip1.1, whole genome shotgun sequence genomic window:
- the LOC107633294 gene encoding uncharacterized protein K02A2.6-like, protein MATRRRGRARSRESRNEQPADNYAKFMVAMANLAKTIEANAAATLQAVQSLGQLARNCNGNGEGNVNDNAEGHGDNAGGASMTLATFLKVHQAIFRGSTNHTKVDNWFQAMERALQAQHVPNNQYVEFAAYQLAREAQHQWQAECHLLQLQNADVPWDVFQTAFYKKYFPESAREAKEMELMQLKQGSLSVADYTSKFEELCRFFRVCQGAPETYESWKCIKYQRGLKDNIMTAVTPMEIRTFSELVNKARVVEEYAKTVAASKDTHGGNTSKGRGKYFHLRGQSFKRGGYAPQGQGGFRKNTQDQFQHGKGRGNQSKISPDLTYVRCGYFHPYDSCKIGLGGCFNCGLPGHIARDCTHGKNPNAGQSQHQGRVFAVNAKDASKADPLIRGICLIGDKTLISLYDTGASHSFISFTKIEELCLKVSELAFDLHVHTLHQTVVTRSGCRQVVFKLEGRDFVHDLICLPMWGECQGYILLTANASGDAQNLDQIPVVRDFPEVIPEDIPEFPPQREIEFAIELVPEAGPKKDGGMRLCVNYRQLNKVTVKNKYPLPRINDLMDQSQGAGVFSKIDLRSGYHQIRVKEDDIPKTVFRTRYGHYEFVVMSFGLTNAPAVFMDYMNRVFRPFLDKFVVVFIDDILVYSKMVKEHKEHLKIVLQILRERKFFAKLSKCEFWKEEVKLLGHVVSKGGISVDPSKVEAVMEWEKPTTVTKVRSFLDLSGYYRRFIEEFSRIALPMTKLTRKEVPFVWTSECEESFQTLKQKLTSAPVLILPESHEPFEISSTFKTEIQRAQQDEQKLQQLFQPVGEKRLGEFTKDDEGLWRYKGRICIPDVGVLDKTYCRKLITVGFLFILEVQRCIMI, encoded by the exons atggccactcgcAGACGAGGTCGAGCACGTTCACGAGAAAGTAGAAATGAGCAACCGGCTGACAACTATGCCAAATTCATGGTGGCCATGGCTAATTTGGCGAAGACCATTGAAGCCAATGCTGCTGCGACTTTGCAAGCTGTGCAGAGTTTAGGCCAACTGGCCAGAAATTGCAACGGAAATGGTGAAGGGAATGTGAATGATAATGCTGAGGGACATGGAGATAATGCGGGAGGTGCCTCGATGACCTTGGCGACTTTCCTCAAGGTTCATCAGGCAATTTTCCGAGGATCAACTAATCATACTAAAGTGGACaactggtttcaggccatggagcgtgCTTTACAGGCGCAGCACGTTCCGAATAATCAatatgttgaatttgctgcttatCAGCTGGCAAGAGAGGCCCAACACCAGTGGCAAGCAGAGTGCCATTTGCTACAGCTCCAGAATGCTGATGTCCCTTGGGATGTATTCCAGACGGCCTTttacaagaagtactttcctgagtctgcaagggaagcgaaGGAGATGGAACTGATGCAGCTAAAGCAAGGTTCCTTGTCAGTGGCAGACTACACAAGCAAGTTTGAGGAGCTTTGTAGGTTTTTTAGGGTCTGTCAGGGTGCCCCAGAGACCTATGAAAGCTGGAAATGTATAAAGTATCAGAGGGGGTTGAAGGATAACATTATGACTGCTGTGACTCCTATGGAGATTCGTACCTTCTCTGAATTGGTAAATAAGGCAAGAGTGGTGGAGGAGTATGCCAAGACAGTAGCGGCGTCCAAGGATACTCATGGAGGGAATACTAGTAAAGGACGTGGCAAGTATTTCCATCTGAGGGGACAAAGTTTCAAGAGAGGAGGATATGCACCTCAAGGTCAAGGAGGCTTCAGAAAGAACACTCAAGATCAGTTTCAGCATGGCAAAGGGAGAGGAAACCAGAGTAAGATTTCTCCAGATTTGACTTATGTGCGTTGTGGATATTTTCACCCATATGACTCGTGCAAGATTGGTTTAGGTGGTTGTTTCAACTGTGGATTGCCTGGCCACATTGCGAGGGATTGCACTCATGGGAAGAACCCGAATGCGGGTCAGAGTCAGCATCAAGGTCGAGTTTTTGCTGTGAATGCCAAGGATGCTTCTAAGGCGGATCCGTTAATAAGAGGTATATGTTTAATTGGTGATAAAACATTAATTTCATTGTATGATACTGGAGCTTCACATTCGTTTATTTCGTTTACTAAAATTGAGGAACTATGCTTGAAAGTGTCAGAATTAGCATTTGATCTGCATGTACATACTCTGCATCAGACAGTGGtgactaggtcaggttgtagGCAAGTAGTATTCAAACTTGAGGGTAGAGactttgtgcatgatttgatttgtttgccaATG TGGGGagagtgtcagggttatatcTTGTTAACTGCTAATGCTTCAGGCGATGCCCAGAACTTAGATCAGATTCCGGTAGTTAGAGATTTTCCAGAGGTAATCCCGGAAGATATCCCTGAGTTCCCACCTCAAAGGGAGATTGAATTTGCGATTGAATTGGTACCGGAAGCTGGACCA aagaaagatggaggaaTGCGACTGTGTGTGAATTACCGACAGTTAAATAAAGTGACTGTGAAGAATAAGTACCCGTTGCCAAGGATAaatgacttgatggatcaatcGCAAGGAGCCGGAGTGTTCTCCAAGAttgatttgagatccggttaccatcagataagggtgaaagAGGATGATATCCCTAAGACTGTGTTTAGGACACGCTATGGGCACTACGAGTTTGtggtgatgtcctttgggttaacgaatgcacctgctgttttcatggactacatgaacagagtctttcgtccctttttggacaaattcgtggtggttttcatagacgatatcttagtttattctaagATGGTGAAGGAGCATAAGGAACACTTGAAAATTGTGTTGCAAATCTTAAGGGAGCGGAAATTTTTTGCTAAGTTGTCcaagtgtgagttctggaaggagGAGGTGAAGTTGTTAGGTCACGTGGTAAGCAAAGGAGGGATATCGGTGGATCCTTCTAAGGTagaagcggtgatggaatgggaaaaaCCAACGACGGTGACGAAAGTTAGAAGTTTCTTAGACTTATCTGGatattaccggagattcattgaaGAATTTTCCCGGATTGCACTACCGATGACTAAGTTGACAAGGAAGGAAGTGCCATTTGTGTGGACGTCGGAGTGTGAAGAGAGTTTTCAAACTTTGAAGCAAAAGCTAACTTCAGCACCTGTTTTGATTTTACCGGAATCGCATGAACCATTCGAA ATTTCAAGTACATTTAAAACGGAGATTCAgagggctcagcaagatgagcaaaAGCTTCAGCAGTTATTTCAACCAgttggtgaaaagaggcttggAGAATTCACCAAAGATGATGAAGGATTGTGGAGATATAAGGGGAGGATTTGTATACCGGATGTCGGAGTTTTAGACAAGACTTATTGTCGGAAGCTCATAACagtgggttttctattcatccTGGAAGTACAAAGATGTATTATGAtttaa